A genomic region of Alicyclobacillus sp. SO9 contains the following coding sequences:
- a CDS encoding branched-chain amino acid ABC transporter permease, translating into MTRLPLARVFRIVLMLCVALYPLLFGTGGATTLLDTVFAFAVFAMSYDLLIGYTGIVSFGHAMFFGTGAYAVSICLNQMHGTSFSLVIGTGAVVGTAVVLGLFVAFLSLRVRDAYFAMITLAVGEVFAVLAGSQALRHLTNANDGMTVTPPQWLNGDLQIYYMCLVLLAVSFWFLRRFVQSPIGDVLRAVRENEQRAVGLGHSVVWFKTLAFIVSGVLASLAGAVFALSQAFVSTSVYSVANISLMVLLMVMIGGVGTLSGGMIGAAVLVLSQSWLSNFGTQIPLLENYPILFGILYIVVVRFMPNGLLGGLHRLGGRFTWKNRSPLRKQQI; encoded by the coding sequence GTGACAAGACTCCCGCTTGCACGCGTGTTTCGGATTGTACTGATGCTTTGCGTCGCGTTGTACCCCTTGCTGTTCGGAACAGGGGGTGCAACTACACTATTGGATACAGTCTTTGCGTTCGCAGTGTTCGCGATGTCCTATGACTTGCTGATTGGTTATACTGGGATTGTTTCCTTTGGGCACGCAATGTTTTTTGGAACCGGCGCTTACGCCGTGTCTATCTGCCTGAACCAAATGCACGGTACCTCATTCAGCTTGGTGATTGGCACCGGCGCAGTGGTAGGAACCGCTGTGGTGCTGGGTTTGTTTGTGGCGTTTCTCTCCCTCCGTGTCAGAGATGCTTACTTTGCGATGATCACGTTGGCTGTGGGAGAAGTGTTTGCAGTCTTAGCGGGATCGCAGGCGCTGCGACATCTTACGAATGCAAATGACGGCATGACAGTGACCCCGCCCCAGTGGTTGAATGGAGACTTACAGATTTACTACATGTGCCTCGTTTTGTTGGCAGTGTCGTTTTGGTTTCTCAGGCGGTTTGTTCAATCGCCGATTGGTGACGTACTTCGGGCCGTACGCGAAAATGAGCAACGGGCCGTCGGTTTGGGGCACTCCGTAGTTTGGTTCAAGACGCTGGCGTTCATTGTTTCCGGCGTGCTGGCTTCTTTGGCGGGGGCTGTCTTTGCACTATCGCAAGCATTTGTCTCAACGTCTGTTTACAGCGTAGCAAATATAAGCTTAATGGTCTTGTTAATGGTTATGATTGGGGGAGTCGGCACTCTGAGCGGAGGTATGATTGGTGCAGCCGTGCTGGTACTGTCTCAGTCCTGGTTGTCCAATTTTGGCACGCAAATTCCTCTGCTCGAGAACTATCCCATTCTCTTCGGCATTCTGTACATTGTGGTTGTACGGTTTATGCCAAACGGATTGCTCGGAGGTCTACATCGGTTGGGAGGACGTTTTACATGGAAGAATCGATCACCCTTACGCAAGCAGCAGATCTAA
- a CDS encoding alpha/beta hydrolase produces the protein MEESITLTQAADLTSQGLGVYPDAEALVYARPTISVPVPGVFWHGEVAGARAVLRLPHASRWNGKLLIGGVPAVRTEFSLDLLLSDLALQKGYAFAACDKATPGLVLRDTNRTMEEWGPVYKSLIEYAFEQATRQYGCEPSRTYMAGLSNGGYVTRIILEKYPHLLDGAVEWEGVFWHPESRHLMTTLPVFVGQYPLYKNWRGDTTTHEQSKALDKLLEAGLHPSSEPFWDTYFMMYWVVSLWLYGRSLDPEWPAFNDDWSNDWLRDPSPLADYPWYSRSEVTSARLQALENSGRVTKPLLSVAGNWDCLVPFRHNAAAYAEHVKMQGFGKNHRLYEIDGGNHVDGMLKSNWEGQQPVQPYFEAALGHLEAWVERSVQPPESGKFTKISEFALHPDKLLSVTSHS, from the coding sequence ATGGAAGAATCGATCACCCTTACGCAAGCAGCAGATCTAACTTCACAAGGGCTGGGTGTGTATCCCGACGCGGAGGCACTTGTCTATGCTCGTCCGACCATCTCTGTTCCTGTGCCGGGGGTGTTTTGGCATGGTGAAGTGGCAGGAGCGAGAGCCGTATTGCGCCTGCCTCATGCCTCTCGGTGGAACGGCAAACTTCTAATTGGAGGCGTGCCGGCAGTCAGAACGGAATTTTCTCTGGACCTGTTGCTGTCAGATCTTGCGCTTCAAAAAGGTTATGCGTTTGCAGCCTGCGATAAGGCCACACCGGGTTTGGTACTGAGGGACACAAACAGGACAATGGAGGAATGGGGTCCTGTCTACAAGTCGCTTATCGAATACGCCTTCGAACAGGCCACTCGCCAATACGGCTGCGAACCTTCGCGTACATATATGGCGGGGCTCAGCAATGGAGGCTATGTGACGCGGATCATTCTCGAAAAATATCCTCATCTGTTAGATGGTGCAGTGGAATGGGAAGGCGTCTTCTGGCACCCTGAATCGCGCCACCTAATGACGACGCTGCCGGTGTTTGTGGGGCAGTATCCCCTCTATAAGAACTGGCGTGGAGATACAACGACTCATGAACAAAGCAAGGCATTGGATAAACTCTTGGAAGCAGGACTACACCCCTCTTCCGAACCGTTTTGGGACACGTATTTCATGATGTATTGGGTGGTGTCGCTCTGGCTGTACGGCCGGTCTCTCGATCCTGAGTGGCCGGCGTTTAACGATGACTGGTCAAACGATTGGCTGCGCGACCCGTCGCCCCTGGCAGATTACCCTTGGTACAGTCGCAGTGAGGTCACTAGCGCTCGCCTGCAGGCGCTTGAGAACAGCGGGAGGGTGACCAAGCCCTTACTGTCCGTGGCAGGGAACTGGGATTGTCTTGTTCCTTTCCGTCACAATGCTGCAGCCTATGCAGAACACGTGAAAATGCAAGGATTCGGTAAGAACCACCGCCTCTATGAAATTGACGGCGGCAACCACGTGGATGGTATGTTGAAAAGCAACTGGGAAGGGCAGCAGCCTGTACAGCCATACTTTGAAGCGGCCCTCGGGCATCTTGAAGCATGGGTGGAACGAAGTGTACAGCCGCCTGAGTCCGGGAAATTTACGAAAATCAGCGAATTTGCATTGCATCCGGATAAACTGCTTTCAGTGACAAGCCATTCGTGA
- the moaA gene encoding GTP 3',8-cyclase MoaA, producing the protein MALTDSFQRPLRDLRISVTDRCNFRCVYCMPKELFGPDFAFLPHKDLLTFEEISRLVRVFVRGGVKKVRLTGGEPLLRRDIEKLVAQIAEIDGVEDIAMTTNGSLLTRERAQVLKNAGLQRVTVSLDSLKDDVFMKMNDVHFPVSKVLKAIDAAAEAGLTPVKVNMVVKRGLNDEDIVEMAQQFRGTGHILRFIEYMDVGNSNGWRMDDVVSAKDILNSIHEVWPLETVPPRHAGEVATRYRYQDGKGEIGVVSSVTRPFCGACNRSRLSAKGRLYTCLFASDGFDFRELLRSGKSDEEVFGALSELWGLRSDRYSELRSDETRRRNKIEMSQIGG; encoded by the coding sequence ATGGCGTTAACAGACAGCTTTCAGCGACCTCTTCGTGATTTGCGCATTTCAGTTACCGACAGATGCAATTTTCGGTGCGTGTACTGTATGCCTAAGGAACTGTTCGGTCCGGACTTTGCCTTTTTACCACACAAGGATTTGCTGACCTTTGAAGAAATTTCCCGGCTTGTCCGGGTCTTTGTTCGAGGCGGGGTCAAGAAGGTGCGGCTCACGGGCGGCGAACCTCTGCTTCGGAGGGATATCGAAAAGTTGGTGGCTCAGATTGCCGAGATTGACGGTGTTGAGGACATTGCCATGACGACAAACGGATCGTTGTTAACCCGTGAACGAGCACAAGTATTAAAAAATGCGGGTCTTCAGCGGGTCACAGTCAGTCTCGATTCACTCAAAGACGACGTCTTCATGAAAATGAACGACGTTCATTTTCCAGTGAGTAAGGTGCTCAAGGCCATCGATGCAGCTGCAGAAGCCGGGTTGACTCCGGTTAAAGTGAACATGGTTGTGAAACGCGGATTGAACGATGAAGACATTGTGGAAATGGCACAACAGTTTCGAGGCACAGGCCACATTCTTCGCTTCATTGAATATATGGATGTTGGGAACAGCAACGGCTGGAGAATGGATGACGTTGTTTCAGCAAAAGATATTCTGAACAGTATCCACGAGGTCTGGCCGCTGGAAACCGTTCCCCCGCGTCACGCGGGAGAGGTAGCGACACGCTATCGCTATCAGGACGGCAAAGGAGAAATCGGAGTGGTGTCATCTGTAACGAGGCCATTTTGCGGCGCTTGCAATCGCTCGCGTCTCTCTGCCAAGGGACGCTTATATACCTGCCTGTTTGCCTCAGACGGCTTCGATTTCAGGGAACTGCTGCGGTCTGGAAAATCTGATGAAGAAGTATTTGGAGCCCTGTCGGAATTGTGGGGCTTGCGGTCGGACAGGTATTCAGAGTTACGGTCTGACGAAACACGCAGACGCAATAAGATAGAAATGTCTCAAATTGGCGGTTGA
- a CDS encoding branched-chain amino acid ABC transporter permease, with the protein MDVVLTLVMNGLANSALFFLMAAGLSLIFGLLRVINFAHGAFYIWGAYIASFLYEATGSFLLAMAGGVLTGAALGWLTERLLLHRLYGAQTQQLLMTMGVLMVLTELIKLPFGRNPVNSSAPRVLTHSWLFGHFALIEFQVLTIFAGIAVYILLQILLRKSRLGMIVRAGVQNSELVQARGIPIHTIFTTVFTFGAALAGLAGVLAGPYFGSISPEAGMSMQLNAFIIVVLGGLGSLNGSVVGSVFVGLATAVTSYFAPALAVLAGVVVMAAVLVVRPEGLFGEKGGVL; encoded by the coding sequence GTGGATGTCGTGTTAACGCTGGTCATGAACGGCCTGGCCAATAGTGCACTGTTTTTTCTGATGGCCGCAGGTTTAAGCTTGATTTTTGGATTGCTTCGGGTGATTAATTTTGCTCACGGTGCTTTTTATATCTGGGGCGCCTACATTGCCTCGTTTTTATATGAGGCAACAGGCAGTTTTCTATTGGCGATGGCTGGCGGCGTCTTGACAGGGGCAGCATTGGGATGGCTCACGGAGCGTCTGTTGCTGCATCGTCTTTACGGTGCACAGACGCAACAACTGTTGATGACAATGGGTGTGTTGATGGTGCTGACAGAGCTTATCAAGTTGCCATTTGGACGCAATCCGGTGAACTCATCCGCTCCCAGGGTCCTGACCCATTCGTGGCTGTTCGGGCATTTTGCTCTGATTGAGTTTCAAGTACTGACAATTTTCGCTGGTATAGCGGTCTACATTTTGTTGCAAATACTGCTGCGAAAAAGCCGTTTAGGCATGATTGTTCGAGCGGGTGTTCAGAATTCGGAATTGGTTCAGGCCCGTGGAATTCCAATCCACACCATTTTTACGACAGTGTTTACCTTCGGGGCAGCGTTGGCTGGACTTGCAGGCGTTCTGGCAGGGCCGTATTTTGGTTCCATTTCGCCTGAAGCTGGAATGAGCATGCAACTAAACGCCTTTATCATTGTCGTACTTGGAGGACTGGGCAGTCTCAACGGCTCTGTGGTGGGGAGTGTGTTTGTCGGCTTGGCAACTGCCGTTACGAGTTACTTTGCGCCCGCTCTGGCAGTTTTGGCCGGTGTTGTGGTGATGGCCGCAGTGCTTGTTGTCCGTCCCGAGGGATTGTTCGGAGAAAAGGGGGGCGTGCTGTGA
- a CDS encoding MerR family transcriptional regulator, whose protein sequence is MGKDYTVEMVAHEFGITPRTLHYYEEVGLLPQVGRTEGGHRMYDEGAVARIRQILQLKETLGYSLKEIKRILEVEGSLDQLRDTFKHGNLGREAELAVLERYMELLSELAGHIDEKVDKLNSIKSSVRERLEKTRDLYNETRTKQD, encoded by the coding sequence ATGGGGAAGGATTATACGGTGGAGATGGTCGCACATGAATTCGGCATTACGCCGCGAACCCTTCACTATTACGAAGAAGTGGGACTTTTGCCGCAAGTGGGGCGCACCGAGGGCGGTCATCGTATGTACGATGAGGGCGCAGTGGCCCGGATTCGGCAAATTCTACAATTAAAGGAGACGTTGGGATACAGTCTCAAAGAGATTAAGAGAATTCTCGAAGTGGAGGGGTCCCTGGACCAACTTCGCGACACGTTTAAGCACGGGAATCTGGGGCGAGAGGCTGAACTCGCTGTATTGGAACGCTACATGGAACTCTTAAGCGAGTTGGCCGGACACATCGATGAAAAAGTCGATAAACTGAACAGCATTAAGAGTTCAGTCCGGGAAAGATTAGAGAAAACACGAGATTTGTATAACGAAACTCGAACCAAACAAGACTGA
- a CDS encoding MFS transporter, whose translation MLARTGDHPGYKWIALSNTTLGVLMATINQSILIIALPIIFNGLKVNPLKGGQASLLLWVLLGFNVATTVLLVTFGRLSDMFGRVRLYNLGFLIFTIGSVLASLTWSKGTAGEIELIIFRIIQGIGGGFLFANSAAILTDAFPENQRGMALGLNQVAAIGGSVIGLLLGGLLAFTGHWRWVFLVNVPVGIAGTIWAYIALQEVSQRAKNQRLDIWGNITLAVGLLGIMLGLTYGIMPYGTHTMGWSNPFVLTGIIGGIIMLLVFGLVEKRVRQPLFDLSLFTIRPFLAGNISGILAALARGGLQFMLIIWLQGVYLPLHGVSYADTPLIAGLYTIPQMIGFFIAGPISGYLSDKFGARVFATTGMVVSAVGFYLLNTVPLDFNRWLFWLYLFIIGAGMGLFASPNSAAIMNAVPARYRGVASGMRSTFMNAGMMLSLGVFFSIMIAGLAQKLPQAMLSGLTQHGIPQVAAQHVAALPPTESLFAALLGYNPLQNLLGPQVLSHLPVHQAQYIVGKVFFPHLIGGPFMHGLRLTFTMSVGMSVIAAIASLLRGKHYIHKEENPDSQTAEDTGSASTKTYASNAGE comes from the coding sequence ATGTTAGCAAGAACGGGCGATCATCCGGGTTACAAATGGATTGCACTTTCTAATACTACGTTGGGTGTGCTGATGGCCACTATCAACCAAAGTATTCTTATTATTGCTCTGCCCATTATCTTTAACGGACTAAAAGTGAATCCTTTGAAAGGCGGCCAGGCCAGTTTACTGTTGTGGGTGCTGCTCGGTTTTAACGTAGCCACAACGGTGCTATTGGTGACGTTTGGACGGCTTTCCGACATGTTTGGCAGGGTGCGTCTCTATAATCTTGGATTTTTAATTTTTACGATTGGTTCTGTGTTAGCATCGTTAACATGGAGTAAGGGCACAGCCGGAGAAATTGAGCTGATTATCTTTAGAATTATCCAGGGTATTGGCGGAGGATTTTTGTTTGCGAACAGCGCTGCTATTCTTACCGATGCTTTTCCTGAAAATCAACGAGGAATGGCTTTGGGCCTCAATCAAGTGGCAGCTATCGGAGGTAGCGTCATTGGACTGCTGCTCGGCGGTCTGTTGGCTTTCACAGGCCACTGGCGCTGGGTGTTTCTAGTAAATGTACCCGTGGGCATAGCTGGGACGATATGGGCGTATATTGCCCTTCAGGAAGTTTCTCAACGCGCCAAGAACCAGCGTCTGGACATCTGGGGAAACATCACACTTGCGGTTGGGCTGTTGGGTATTATGTTAGGGCTCACTTATGGAATCATGCCTTATGGTACACATACAATGGGCTGGTCCAATCCCTTTGTACTGACGGGAATTATTGGCGGAATCATCATGTTGCTTGTCTTCGGTCTGGTGGAAAAGCGTGTCCGTCAGCCGCTGTTTGACTTATCGCTGTTTACAATTCGCCCGTTTCTGGCCGGGAACATCAGCGGCATTCTGGCAGCCTTGGCTCGGGGCGGGTTGCAGTTTATGTTAATTATTTGGTTGCAGGGTGTCTATTTACCCCTTCACGGTGTGTCATATGCAGATACGCCATTGATTGCAGGGCTGTATACGATTCCGCAAATGATTGGATTTTTCATCGCCGGTCCCATCAGTGGTTATTTGTCGGACAAATTTGGAGCGCGCGTCTTCGCAACAACCGGAATGGTTGTCAGTGCGGTGGGTTTCTACCTGCTCAACACAGTGCCGCTTGATTTCAACCGCTGGTTGTTCTGGCTGTATCTGTTCATCATAGGTGCGGGTATGGGATTGTTTGCCTCCCCGAACAGTGCTGCCATTATGAACGCAGTTCCGGCAAGATATCGAGGAGTTGCTTCAGGAATGCGTTCAACGTTTATGAACGCCGGGATGATGCTGAGCTTGGGTGTGTTTTTTTCCATCATGATTGCCGGCCTTGCTCAAAAACTCCCGCAGGCCATGTTGTCAGGACTCACGCAGCACGGTATCCCGCAGGTTGCAGCACAGCACGTTGCTGCTCTTCCTCCTACGGAGTCTTTATTCGCAGCGTTGCTCGGGTATAATCCATTGCAGAATCTGTTGGGTCCCCAGGTCCTATCCCACTTACCTGTCCATCAGGCTCAATATATTGTCGGAAAGGTATTCTTCCCGCATCTCATTGGCGGCCCGTTTATGCACGGGTTGAGACTCACATTTACTATGTCTGTCGGAATGTCTGTGATTGCAGCCATAGCATCTCTGCTTCGAGGAAAACACTACATTCACAAGGAAGAAAATCCAGACTCGCAAACTGCCGAGGACACTGGTTCTGCGTCCACCAAGACGTATGCGTCCAACGCGGGGGAATAA
- a CDS encoding ABC transporter ATP-binding protein gives MEIALSVDSLSADIGQFSILRDVSFQVPVGSVTVLLGRNGAGKTTTLRTLMGFIPIKSGSVQLFGRPLGQLPPHRVQKAGVAYVPEDNNIFSNLTVEENLRLAAGRGPLPRDGLEYVLALFPDLRQAYNRLGGTLSGGQRQMLAIASVLMARPKVLLIDEPTKGLSPLFVEKLVTVIQELGRSVTVLLVEQNLYLAEQTGTYYVVLDDGKSIAKGPVHELREDKELQQRALGIRVAVEED, from the coding sequence ATGGAAATCGCACTTAGTGTTGATTCACTCTCCGCAGATATCGGTCAATTCAGCATTCTGCGAGATGTGTCCTTTCAGGTGCCTGTCGGGTCGGTCACAGTTCTGCTTGGACGAAACGGAGCAGGGAAAACGACGACTCTGCGTACTTTAATGGGATTTATTCCGATTAAATCGGGTTCTGTTCAATTGTTTGGCAGACCACTTGGTCAGCTTCCGCCGCATCGAGTTCAGAAAGCGGGTGTTGCCTATGTGCCGGAAGACAATAACATCTTCAGCAATTTGACGGTCGAAGAGAATCTTCGGCTTGCGGCAGGACGTGGACCACTGCCTCGAGATGGTCTCGAGTATGTCCTGGCTCTGTTCCCTGACTTAAGACAGGCTTACAACAGGTTAGGCGGTACACTCAGCGGGGGGCAGCGGCAAATGCTGGCCATCGCTTCCGTGTTGATGGCACGGCCTAAGGTTTTGTTGATTGATGAGCCGACCAAGGGCCTGTCTCCCTTGTTTGTTGAGAAGCTTGTCACAGTTATTCAGGAACTGGGTCGTTCTGTAACGGTATTACTGGTCGAACAAAACTTATACCTGGCAGAGCAAACCGGCACGTACTACGTTGTACTTGATGATGGAAAGTCTATTGCAAAGGGACCTGTGCATGAGTTAAGGGAGGACAAGGAGTTGCAGCAACGAGCTCTCGGGATACGCGTCGCTGTGGAGGAGGATTAA
- a CDS encoding ABC transporter ATP-binding protein, with product MVPVFEVDEVSAGYQSMLVLDNVSLSFAKGELVSIIGPNGAGKTTLISVMSGELPIWNGCIRYNERDITKAGFDARARMGIGRSFQRTNLFPGLSALENVVVAVQARRRVHIRQMLQRRDRSIAAEADTLLTRVGLSQLGGTRAAELAHGDKRKLEMAMLLALKPEILLLDEPTAGMSMEETKVILALVTELRQSRKYTIVLVEHKLDVVMRLSDTVAVLHQGSVLATGKPEEVMHNPKVEEAYLGGYHGNRT from the coding sequence ATGGTACCAGTTTTTGAAGTGGACGAAGTCTCGGCGGGATATCAATCTATGTTGGTCCTCGATAATGTGTCGCTTTCCTTTGCCAAAGGCGAATTGGTGTCCATTATTGGCCCAAACGGTGCCGGAAAGACAACTTTAATAAGCGTCATGAGCGGCGAACTGCCGATTTGGAACGGATGCATACGATACAACGAAAGAGACATCACGAAGGCCGGATTTGACGCGCGTGCGCGAATGGGAATAGGACGTTCATTTCAACGAACGAATTTGTTTCCCGGACTGTCCGCCCTGGAAAACGTCGTGGTTGCTGTACAGGCCCGGCGCCGCGTCCACATTCGCCAAATGTTGCAACGAAGGGACAGAAGCATAGCCGCAGAAGCGGATACATTGCTCACGCGAGTGGGTCTCTCTCAATTGGGCGGGACAAGGGCAGCAGAGCTAGCCCACGGTGATAAGCGAAAGCTGGAAATGGCCATGCTTTTGGCGCTAAAGCCTGAAATCCTGCTGTTAGATGAACCTACCGCGGGTATGAGCATGGAAGAAACAAAAGTCATTCTTGCTTTAGTGACAGAACTGAGGCAATCGCGCAAATACACGATTGTCTTGGTTGAACACAAATTGGATGTGGTTATGCGGTTATCTGACACTGTTGCAGTGCTCCATCAAGGCTCAGTGCTGGCCACAGGCAAGCCGGAGGAAGTGATGCACAATCCGAAAGTGGAGGAAGCATATTTGGGGGGATACCATGGAAATCGCACTTAG
- a CDS encoding substrate-binding domain-containing protein, with protein MKKYRFISMVAVLATPGIALGGCGTTKATESGGQTPIQIGAVTALSGALAAYGKEWQRGFKIGLEYATNGTNKVDGRKIQVIWKDDATDPKQAVTDAKGLLQNKKVDVLTGGVNSASAIAMEPLAQKYKTVYVAGPAVADSITGKNYNKYVFKISPNSYMEAKAAVLSIPNHSATVAQLAPNYAFGWDSVKAFKSLAVNVGMKDVLDVYASPKATDFTPQLEKIIQKHPKYLFVTWAGAPGPWKSIANMKLAKQGITVVTGIPNIAAIKALFQGFEGMRGFTTYYYTLPHNKVNDYLVSHDKSEFHTVPDLFDPDGMAAAISIVDGLKKTKGVTNGNTLSAAMAGMSFQGPKGTYTYRKSDHQALQNQYGVVLRHKAGVDYPVPVLTKVISAKQTVPPVLNK; from the coding sequence GTGAAGAAGTACAGGTTCATTTCGATGGTTGCTGTCCTTGCGACCCCAGGCATCGCTCTTGGCGGTTGTGGAACAACAAAGGCAACTGAATCCGGCGGGCAAACACCGATTCAGATTGGAGCTGTAACAGCGCTTAGCGGTGCCCTTGCTGCATACGGCAAGGAGTGGCAGCGCGGTTTCAAAATTGGCTTGGAATATGCGACGAATGGAACCAACAAGGTGGACGGCAGAAAGATTCAGGTTATCTGGAAAGACGACGCAACGGACCCCAAACAGGCGGTCACAGATGCAAAGGGACTGTTGCAAAACAAGAAGGTTGATGTACTGACCGGCGGAGTGAACAGCGCTAGTGCCATTGCGATGGAGCCGCTTGCTCAAAAGTATAAAACGGTTTATGTGGCAGGACCGGCTGTCGCGGACTCTATTACAGGCAAAAACTACAATAAATACGTGTTTAAAATATCCCCTAACTCCTACATGGAGGCCAAAGCTGCGGTATTGTCTATTCCCAATCACTCTGCCACTGTTGCACAGCTCGCCCCAAATTACGCGTTTGGCTGGGATTCGGTAAAAGCATTCAAATCGTTGGCCGTGAACGTGGGTATGAAAGACGTTCTCGATGTATATGCCAGTCCAAAAGCAACCGATTTTACACCGCAGTTGGAGAAGATCATCCAGAAGCACCCGAAGTATTTGTTTGTCACCTGGGCTGGAGCGCCGGGGCCATGGAAAAGTATCGCCAATATGAAACTTGCTAAGCAAGGCATCACTGTGGTCACGGGCATTCCCAATATCGCGGCAATTAAAGCGTTGTTTCAGGGGTTTGAAGGGATGCGCGGATTCACCACATACTACTACACGCTGCCGCACAACAAAGTCAACGACTATCTGGTCAGTCATGATAAATCGGAGTTTCATACAGTGCCTGACTTATTCGATCCCGATGGTATGGCTGCAGCGATATCCATCGTCGACGGGCTGAAGAAGACCAAGGGGGTTACGAACGGCAACACGCTGAGTGCTGCTATGGCCGGCATGTCCTTCCAGGGACCAAAAGGCACCTACACCTACCGGAAGTCGGACCACCAAGCCCTGCAAAATCAATACGGCGTAGTTCTGAGGCACAAGGCTGGTGTGGATTATCCCGTGCCAGTCCTGACCAAAGTGATTTCCGCCAAACAGACTGTGCCCCCGGTGCTAAACAAGTAG